The region CAGCCGGGTTTGACCAGTTCAATGGCTTTGTACATGCATTCCTGAGTGATCTGCGACAGGCGCTCGGCCCAGACCGGCACGGTACCGACGTGGAACATACGGCTGGTGTCGCCGTGGTAGCCATCCTTGATCACCGTGACGTCGATGTTCAGCGTGTCGCCATCCTTCAGCGCTTTCTCGTTCGGGATACCGTGGCAGACCACGTGGTTGATCGAGGTGCAGATCGACTTCGGGAAGCCTTTGTAGTTGAGCGGGGCAGGGATGGCTTGCTGCTCGTTGACGATGTAGTCGTGGCAGATGCGGTCCAGTTCTTCGGTGGTGATGCCCGGTTTGACATGTTCGGCAATCATTTCCAGCACATCGGCGGCCAGTTTGCCGGCGATCCGCATTTTTGCGATGTCCTCTGGGGTTTTGAGGGTGACGGTCATACAGGCTCTCTCTGCGCTCAATGGCGCTTTCTAATTCGGAATGGGCGTTGCGCGGTTGATATTCGCGGCCCTGAAAAACGCGATTCTAACAGACGATCAGCGCAAATCTGAGCCTCTGTGCATCGCTTCTCTCTATAGATAGGCGCATTCTTGAGCGATTCCAAGGGCGCGATTGAAGGCGCGCGCCAGGAATTGAGAATTCGGGTTCCGTTTTTTACAGCCTTGTGATATAAAATGCGCCGCTTTCCGGGTATACCCCGAAAGGCTTAAATCCACACACGTGTCGACACGATGACCTGGGTGCCTTCAGCTGATGCTGCTGGTTGGTCATTGGGATACGTGGAGGCCAAACCCGACTTATTAAGGAACTATCATGTCCCAAGTCAACATGCGCGATATGCTGAAGGCCGGTGTGCACTTCGGTCACCAAACCCGTTACTGGAACCCGAAAATGGGTAAATACATTTTCGGCGCGCGTAACAAGATCCACATCATCAACCTTGAAAAAACCCTGCCAATGTTCAACGAAGCTCTGACTTTCGTAGAGCGTCTGGCCCAGGGCAAAAACAAGATTCTGTTCGTTGGCACCAAGCGTTCCGCTGGCAAGATCGTTGCTGAAGAAGCAGCACGTTGCGGTTCGCCGTACGTCGATCACCGCTGGTTGGGCGGCATGCTGACCAACTTCAAAACCATCCGTGCTTCCATCAAGCGTCTGCGTGACCTTGAAGTGCAAGCCGAAGACGGTACTTTCGCCAAGCTGACCAAGAAAGAAGCGCTGATGCGCACTCGCGATCTTGAGAAGCTCGATCGTTCCCTGGGTGGTATCAAGGACATGGGCGGTCTGCCAGACGCACTGTTCGTTATCGACGTTGATCACGAGCGCATCGCGATCACCGAAGCCAACAAGCTGGGCATCCCGGTTATCGGCGTAGTCGATACCAACAGCAGCCCGGAAGGCGTTGACTACATCATCCCAGGCAACGATGACGCAATCCGCGCTATCCAGTTGTACATGGGTTCGATGGCTGACGCTGTAATCCGCGGTCGCAACCACGTTGCTGGCGGCACCGAGCAGTTCGTTGAAGAAGCTCCGGTAGCAGCAGCTGAGTAATTGACGCCTTGGCGTTAACTCAGTAAGCAAAAAGGGGCTTGGCCCCTTTTTGCCACCTCGAAAACCGTTTGTCGGCAGCGCAGCTACAGCTTTGTAACGTGCAGCGGCTACAAGAAGGTTCGGGAAGAATTGAACGCCCGTTTGATCGGGTGGAATGGTTGATAACCTATCCAAGAGGATTTTTGAAATGGCAGAGATTACTGCAGCGTTGGTTAAAGAACTGCGTGAGCGTACTGGCGAAGGCATGATGGATTGCAAAAAGGCCTTGACCAAGGCCGGCGGCGACATCGAAAAAGCCATTGATGACATGCGTGCTTCTGGCGCTATCAAGGCTGCCAAGAAAGCAGGCAACGTGGCTGCTGAAGGCGCAATCTCTCTGAAGGAAGACGGTAAATCCGCCGTTCTGCTGGAAGTGAACTCGCAGACCGACTTCCTGGCTTTGCAGGATGACTTCAAGGCATTTGTCGCTTCCAGCGTTGAAAAAGCGTTCGCTGACAAACTGACTGACGTTGCTCCGCTGATCGCCGCTCAAGAAGCCGATCGCCTGGTTCTGGTCGGCAAGGTTGGCGAAAACGTCAACATCCGTCGCCTGGCTCGCGTTGAAGGTGATGTTGTTGGTGGTTACCTGCACGGCAACAAGATCGGTGTTGTGGTTGCCCTTAAAGGCGGCAGCGTTGAGCTGGCCAAAGACATCGCCATGCACGTAGCGGCGACCAACCCTGAATTCCTGCTGCCATCGGAAGTTTCCGCTGAAGCGGTTGAGCGTGAGAAGGGCGTGTTCCTGACCCTCAACGCTGACAAGATCGCCGGCAAGCCAGAAAACATTGTTGAAAACATGGTCAAAGGCCGTATCAGCAAGTTCCTGGCTGAAGCGAGCCTGGTTGAGCAGGCGTTCGTCAAGAACCCTGAAATCAAGGTTGGCGAACTGGCCAAGAAAGCCGGTGCTGAAATCGTTTCCTTCACCTACTTCAAAGTAGGCGATGGCATCGAGAAGCCGGTCGACAACTTCGCTGAAGAAGTTGCTGCCCAGCTGGCTGCCGCCAAGCAATAAGACGGTTTTTTAAACTGTCGCCCTGAAGAGGCTGCCCGCTTACGCGCGCAGCCTCTTTTCAGATGGGGTATCAATTTTTTAATTGGTTTCCCTTTGGAACTGGCTTACAAAGCCATGTTCCGATGGCGCTGAAGCAGCGCCAAGCTAGAGTGAACGCCAGCTGTAAACAGCTCGCAAAGAATTTTTAAAATACGCCGCAGGAGAGATTCGCAATGGCTCAGCAGGGCAGTGGTTATCAGGCTCGCTATAAACGCATTCTACTCAAGCTTAGCGGCGAGGCCCTGATGGGCTCGGAAGAGTTCGGGATTGATCCGAAAGTTCTGGATCGCATGGCGCTGGAAGTTGGCCAACTGGTCGGCATCGGTGTACAGGTCGGTCTGGTGATCGGCGGCGGCAACCTGTTCCGCGGTGCAGCGCTGAGCGCGGCCGGTATGGATCGGGTAACGGGTGACCACATGGGCATGCTGGCCACTGTGATGAACGCCCTGGCCATGCGTGATGCGCTGGAGCGTGCCAATATCTCGGCCATCGTGATGTCGGCCATTTCCATGGTTGGCGTGACCGATCACTACGACCGTCGCAAGGCCATGCGCCACCTGAACGCCAAGGAAGTCGTGATTTTCGCGGCCGGTACTGGCAACCCGTTCTTCACCACGGATTCGGCCGCTTGCCTGCGTGCAATCGAAATCGATGCCGATGTCGTGCTCAAGGCGACCAAGGTCGATGGCGTCTACACCGCCGATCCATTCAAAGACCCGCATGCCGAGAAGTTCGATCATCTGACTTACGATGAAGTGCTGGATCGCAAGCTGGGCGTGATGGATCTGACGGCCATTTGCCTGTGCCGCGACCACAAGATGCCGTTGCGCGTTTTTAACATGAACAAACCTGGCGCCCTGCTGAATATCGTGCATGGCGGCGCTGAAGGGACCCTGATCGAGGAAGGCCAACAATGATCAACGAAATCAAGAAAGACGCTCAAGAGCGTATGCAGAAATCCCTGGAGTCTCTGTCCCATGCATTTGGTCAGATTCGTACCGGCAAGGCGCACCCGAGCATCCTCGGTAGCGTGATGGTTCCTTACTACGGCGCTGACACCCCATTGAGCGGCGTTGCCAACGTTACCGTGAAAGATTCCCGGACCCTGCAGGTCGTGGCGTTTGAGCGCAACATGCTCGCGGCCGTCGACAAGGCAATCCAGAGTGCTGGCCTGAACCTCAACCCGACCAACCTGGGCGAGTTGCTGCTGATCTCCATGCCTGCCCTGACTGAAGAAACCCGCAAGGGCTTCACCAAACAGGCGCGTAGCGCAGCTGAAGATGCTCGCGTTGCCGTGCGCAACATTCGCCGCGACGCACTGGGTGAGCTTAAGAAACTGGTCAAGGACAAGGAAATCAGCGAAGACGAAGAGCGTCGTGGCGCTGCCGATATCCAGAAGCTGACCGACAAGGCTGAGGCTGACATCGATGCAGCCACCAAGCAAAAAGAAGCGGACCTGATGGCCGTATAAGGGTCCCGTTTTCATGGATAAGACCAAGCAGACTGCGCCGTCCGCGGTGCCGCGCCATGTCGCGATCATCATGGATGGTAACAATCGCTGGGCGAAAAAACGCTTTATGCCGGGTGTTGCCGGGCATAAAGCGGGTGTGGATGCCGTTCGTGCAGTGATCGAGGTGTGCGCCGAGGCCAAGGTCGAGGTGCTGACCCTGTTCGCCTTCTCCAGTGAAAACTGGCAGCGTCCGGCCGATGAAGTCAGCGCCTTGATGGACCTGTTCTTCAAGGCGTTGCGTCGTGAGGCCAAGCGCCTCAACGACAACAACATCAGCCTGCGCATCATTGGCGACCGTTCGCGTTTTCACCCCGAGCTTCAAGCTGCCATGCGCGAAGCCGAGGCGATTACTGCCGGTACCAATCGCTTTATCCTGCAGATCGCCGCCAACTACGGTGGTCAGTGGGATATCGCACAAGCCGCACAGCGTCTGGCGCGCGAAGTCCAGGCCGGGCATCTGCGTCCGGAAGACATCACCCCGGAATTGCTGCAAACCTGTCTGGTGACTGGCGATCTGCCTATGCCGGACTTGTGCATTCGTACCGGTGGCGAGCACCGCATCAGCAATTTCCTGCTGTGGCAGCTGGCTTACACCGAACTGTACTTCTCCGACCTGTTCTGGCCGGACTTCAAACACGACGCCATGCGCACTGCGCTGGCCGATTTCGCTTCTCGGCAGCGCCGCTTCGGTAAGACGAGCGAGCAGGTCGAGGCTGGAGCCCGGGTTTAATGCTTAAACAACGAATCATCACTGCGCTGATCCTTCTACCGATTGCCTTGTGCGGGTTTTTCCTGCTCGAAGGCTCCGGTTTTGCGCTGTTCATCGGGCTGGTCGTGACCCTGGGTGCATGGGAGTGGGCTCGTCTGGCAGGTTTCACTGCTCAGCCGATTCGTGTTGCCTATGCCGCTGTGGTCGCGCTGATGCTGTTTGTCATGCATATCCTTCCCGGGCTCGCGCCTTGGGTGTTGGGCGCCTCTGTGCTGTGGTGGGCGGTGGCAACCTATCTGGTGCTGACGTATCCACGCTCCAGCGAACACTGGGCCAGCGCGGCCTGCAAACTGGTGATCGGCCTGTTGATCCTGTTGCCGGCCTGGCAAGGTCTGGTGCAGATCAAGCAAGAGCCTTTGGGCAACTGGCTGATCATGGCGGTCATGGTGCTGGTCTGGGGTGCCGATATCGGTGCGTACTTTTCCGGTCGGGCTTTCGGCAAGCGCAAGCTCGCGCCGCAGGTCAGTCCTGGCAAAAGCTGGGAAGGCGTCTACGGTGGCCTGGCGCTGAGCCTGGTTATCACGTTGATTGTCGGCCTGGTTCGCGACTGGACGGTGGCGGAGCTGTTTAAAGGTCTGATCGGCGCAGCATTGATCGTGTTCATTTCGGTGGTGGGCGACCTCACCGAAAGCATGTTCAAGCGCCAGTCCGGGATCAAGGACAGCAGCAATCTGCTGCCGGGTCACGGCGGTATTCTGGACCGTATCGATAGCCTGACGGCGGCGATCCCCGTGTTTGCGGTGCTGTTGTGGATGGCGGCACCGTGAGCCGCCCACAGCAGATTACCGTTCTGGGGGCGACCGGTTCGATTGGCCTGAGCACCCTGGATGTCATTGCTCGTCATCCCGAGCGCTATCAGGTTTTCGCGCTGAGTGGTTTCACTCGACTGAGTGAGCTGCTGGCCTTGTGTGTACGGCACACTCCACGTTATGCGGTCGTGCCTGAAGCGGGCGCTGCCCGTGGTTTGCAGGACGACTTGCACGCGGCCGGTCTGTCGACTCGTGTTCTGGTGGGGGAGGAGGGCCTTTGCCAGGTCGCTGCCGATCCTGAGGTCGACGCGGTCATGGCGGCCATCGTTGGCGCGGCGGGCTTGCGCCCGACCCTGGCGGCAGTCGAGGCGGGCAAGAAAATCCTGCTGGCCAACAAGGAAGCGCTGGTGATGTCCGGTGCGCTGTTCATGCAGGCTGTGCGCAAAAGCGGATCGGTACTGCTGCCGATCGACAGCGAGCACAACGCGATTTTCCAGTGCATGCCACAGGATTTTGCTCGTGGTCTGGGGGCAGTCGGTGTGCGTCGGATTTTGCTGACAGCCTCTGGCGGTCCGTTCCGACAGACGCCGATGGCTGAGTTGGCGCATGTTACTCCCGAGCAGGCATGTGCCCATCCGAACTGGTCCATGGGTCGCAAGATCTCGGTCGATTCGGCCAGTATGATGAACAAAGGGCTCGAGCTGATCGAAGCCTGCTGGCTGTTCGATGCCAAGCCCTCCCAGGTCGAAGTGGTGATTCACCCGCAGAGCGTTATTCATTCGCTGGTCGATTATGTCGATGGTTCGGTATTGGCGCAGTTGGGCAATCCGGACATGCGTACGCCAATTGCCAACGCCCTAGCCTGGCCAGAACGCATCGACTCGGGGGTCGCACCGCTGGATCTGTTTGCCATCGCACGTCTGGATTTCCAGGCGCCCGATGAAGAGCGTTTTCCATGTCTGCGCCTGGCTCGACAGGCGGCAGAGGCTGGCAATAGCGCGCCGGCGGTGCTCAATGCGGCAAATGAAGTGGCTGTTGCAGCCTTTCTCGATGGACGGGTTCGTTACCCGGAAATCGCGAGTATCATCGAGGAAGTCTTGAATCTTGAACCTGTGGTTGCGGTAAACGATCTCGAGGCGGTGTTCACGGCAGACGCCAAGGCGCGTGTGCTGGCCGAGCAGTGGTTGAGTCGTCACGGGCGATAAGTGCTGCAGTACGCTGGCCCAATGCAGCACCGGATAGGATTGCGGAGAAAGTAGATGAGCGCGCTCTATATGATTGTCGGCACCCTGGTAGCCTTGGGCGTGCTGGTCACCTTCCACGAATTCGGCCACTTTTGGGTCGCGCGTCGCTGTGGGGTCAAAGTGCTGCGCTTTTCCGTGGGCTTTGGCATGCCGTTGTTGCGCTGGCATGACAAGCAAGGCACTGAGTTCGTGCTGGCGGCCATCCCGCTGGGCGGCTACGTGAAGATGCTCGACGAGCGCGAAGGCGAAGTACCCGCCGATCAGCTCAATCAATCCTTCAATCGCAAATCTGTCCGCCAACGCATTGCCATCGTTGCTGCGGGTCCAATCGCCAACTTTCTGCTGGCGATGGTTTTTTCTGGGTATTGGCCATGCTCGGCAGCGAGCAGGTACGCCCGATTATCGGCGCCGTCGAGTCGGGCAGCATCGCTGCCAAGGCCGGCTTGAGCCCGAATCAGGAAATCGTTGCCATCGATGGCGAGCCGACTACCGGGTGGGCGGCCGTTAATTTGCAATTGGTCCGTCGCCTTGGCGAGAGCGGTGCCTTGCAGTTGCTGGTGCGTGAGCAGGGTTCAACCACCGATTCACCTCGAGAGCTGATGCTGGATCACTGGCTCAAGGGCGCCGATGAGCCGGACCCGATTCGTTCGCTTGGCATTCGTCCATGGCGTCCGGCGTTACCGCCGATCCTGGCTGAACTCGATTCGAAAGGGCCGGCGCAAGCGGCGGGTCTGAAGACCGGTGATCGTCTGTTGACCCTTGATGGCCAGTCGCTCAATGACTGGCAGCAGGTGGTTGATACCGTCCGTATGCATCCGGATACCAAAATCATGCTGCGCGTTGAGCGCGATGGTGCTCAAATCGACGTCCCTGTGACGCTGGCCGCTCGCGGCGAGAGCAAGGCACCCACGGGTTATCTGGGTGCCGGGGTGAAAGCAGTCGATTGGCCACCAGAGATGATTCGTGAGGTTAGCTACGGTCCGCTGGCCGCGATTGGGGAGGGTGCCCGACGCACCTGGACCATGAGTGTACTGACCCTCGATTCGCTCAAGAAAATGTTGTTCGGCGAGCTCTCGGTAAAAAACTTGAGTGGACCGATAACCATTGCTAAAGTGGCGGGCGCTTCTGCCCAGTCGGGTGTCGCTGATTTCCTGAATTTCCTTGCTTATCTGAGTATTAGCCTGGGAGTTCTGAATTTGTTGCCCATTCCTGTATTGGATGGGGGACATTTGTTGTTTTATCTGATCGAGTGGGTGCGTGGTCGCCCCTTGTCAGATCGGGTGCAGGGTTGGGGGATACAGATCGGCATCAGTTTGGTGGTCGGGGTGATGTTGCTTGCTCTGGTCAATGATCTGGGTCGACTGTAACGCTTCGCTGAATTGCGAATCTGCCGCATTTTGCGGCAGTTTGTTTATTGCCAGTTGGAATAAGAAAGGACTTCATGAAACGTCTGCTGCTAACTGCGGTTCTCACCGTATTGATGATCGCCGAAGTTCACGCCGAGTCCTTCACTATCTCTGATATTCGCGTCAATGGCCTCCAGCGGGTCTCCGCGGGTAGTGTCTTTGGTGCCTTGCCGTTGAACGTCGGCGAACAGGCGGATGATCGTCGCCTGGTGGAATCCACTCGTGCGTTGTTCAAAACCGGTTTCTTTCAAGATATCCAGCTGGGTCGCGAAGGCAATGTCCTCGTTATCACGGTAGTCGAGCGTCCTTCGGTCGCGAGTATCGAGATCGACGGTAACAAGGCCATCTCCACTGAAGACCTGATGAAGGGCCTCAAGCAATCTGGCCTGGCCGAAGGCGAGATCTTCCAGCGTGCCACCCTCGAAGGTGTGCGTAACGAGCTGCAGCGCCAGTACGTCGCTCAGGGTCGCTACTCGGCAACTGTCGACACCGAAGTGGTGGCGCAGCCGCGTAACCGCGTCGCGTTGAAGGTCAATATCAATGAAGGCACCGTCGCTGCTATCCAGCACATCAACGTGGTGGGTAACACGGTCTTTCCTGATGAAGACCTGATCGACCTGTTCGAACTCAAGACCACCAACTGGCTGTCGTTCTTCAAGAACGACGACAAGTATGCTCGTGAAAAACTTTCCGGTGACCTGGAGCGTCTGCGCTCCTACTACCTGGACCGCGGCTATATCAATATGGATATCGCTTCGACCCAGGTGTCCATCACCCCGGACAAGAAACACGTCTACATCACGGTCAACGTCAACGAAGGCGAGAAGTACACCGTTCGTGACGTGAAGCTCAGCGGCGACCTGAAAGTGCCTGAAGACCAGGTCAAGTCCCTGCTGCTGGTTCAGAAAGGCCAGGTGTTCTCGCGCAAGCTGATGACCACTACCTCGGAACTG is a window of Pseudomonas sp. 10S4 DNA encoding:
- the map gene encoding type I methionyl aminopeptidase; translation: MTVTLKTPEDIAKMRIAGKLAADVLEMIAEHVKPGITTEELDRICHDYIVNEQQAIPAPLNYKGFPKSICTSINHVVCHGIPNEKALKDGDTLNIDVTVIKDGYHGDTSRMFHVGTVPVWAERLSQITQECMYKAIELVKPGCRLGDIGEVIQKHAEKNGFSVVREFCGHGIGKVFHEEPQILHYGRAGTGMELKAGMTFTIEPMINQGKADTKVLGDGWTAITKDRKLSAQWEHTLLVTDTGYEIFTLRADDTIARVSA
- the rpsB gene encoding 30S ribosomal protein S2, with amino-acid sequence MSQVNMRDMLKAGVHFGHQTRYWNPKMGKYIFGARNKIHIINLEKTLPMFNEALTFVERLAQGKNKILFVGTKRSAGKIVAEEAARCGSPYVDHRWLGGMLTNFKTIRASIKRLRDLEVQAEDGTFAKLTKKEALMRTRDLEKLDRSLGGIKDMGGLPDALFVIDVDHERIAITEANKLGIPVIGVVDTNSSPEGVDYIIPGNDDAIRAIQLYMGSMADAVIRGRNHVAGGTEQFVEEAPVAAAE
- the tsf gene encoding translation elongation factor Ts, which gives rise to MAEITAALVKELRERTGEGMMDCKKALTKAGGDIEKAIDDMRASGAIKAAKKAGNVAAEGAISLKEDGKSAVLLEVNSQTDFLALQDDFKAFVASSVEKAFADKLTDVAPLIAAQEADRLVLVGKVGENVNIRRLARVEGDVVGGYLHGNKIGVVVALKGGSVELAKDIAMHVAATNPEFLLPSEVSAEAVEREKGVFLTLNADKIAGKPENIVENMVKGRISKFLAEASLVEQAFVKNPEIKVGELAKKAGAEIVSFTYFKVGDGIEKPVDNFAEEVAAQLAAAKQ
- the pyrH gene encoding UMP kinase, which translates into the protein MAQQGSGYQARYKRILLKLSGEALMGSEEFGIDPKVLDRMALEVGQLVGIGVQVGLVIGGGNLFRGAALSAAGMDRVTGDHMGMLATVMNALAMRDALERANISAIVMSAISMVGVTDHYDRRKAMRHLNAKEVVIFAAGTGNPFFTTDSAACLRAIEIDADVVLKATKVDGVYTADPFKDPHAEKFDHLTYDEVLDRKLGVMDLTAICLCRDHKMPLRVFNMNKPGALLNIVHGGAEGTLIEEGQQ
- the frr gene encoding ribosome recycling factor, with product MINEIKKDAQERMQKSLESLSHAFGQIRTGKAHPSILGSVMVPYYGADTPLSGVANVTVKDSRTLQVVAFERNMLAAVDKAIQSAGLNLNPTNLGELLLISMPALTEETRKGFTKQARSAAEDARVAVRNIRRDALGELKKLVKDKEISEDEERRGAADIQKLTDKAEADIDAATKQKEADLMAV
- the uppS gene encoding polyprenyl diphosphate synthase — protein: MDKTKQTAPSAVPRHVAIIMDGNNRWAKKRFMPGVAGHKAGVDAVRAVIEVCAEAKVEVLTLFAFSSENWQRPADEVSALMDLFFKALRREAKRLNDNNISLRIIGDRSRFHPELQAAMREAEAITAGTNRFILQIAANYGGQWDIAQAAQRLAREVQAGHLRPEDITPELLQTCLVTGDLPMPDLCIRTGGEHRISNFLLWQLAYTELYFSDLFWPDFKHDAMRTALADFASRQRRFGKTSEQVEAGARV
- a CDS encoding phosphatidate cytidylyltransferase; the encoded protein is MLKQRIITALILLPIALCGFFLLEGSGFALFIGLVVTLGAWEWARLAGFTAQPIRVAYAAVVALMLFVMHILPGLAPWVLGASVLWWAVATYLVLTYPRSSEHWASAACKLVIGLLILLPAWQGLVQIKQEPLGNWLIMAVMVLVWGADIGAYFSGRAFGKRKLAPQVSPGKSWEGVYGGLALSLVITLIVGLVRDWTVAELFKGLIGAALIVFISVVGDLTESMFKRQSGIKDSSNLLPGHGGILDRIDSLTAAIPVFAVLLWMAAP
- the ispC gene encoding 1-deoxy-D-xylulose-5-phosphate reductoisomerase; this encodes MSRPQQITVLGATGSIGLSTLDVIARHPERYQVFALSGFTRLSELLALCVRHTPRYAVVPEAGAARGLQDDLHAAGLSTRVLVGEEGLCQVAADPEVDAVMAAIVGAAGLRPTLAAVEAGKKILLANKEALVMSGALFMQAVRKSGSVLLPIDSEHNAIFQCMPQDFARGLGAVGVRRILLTASGGPFRQTPMAELAHVTPEQACAHPNWSMGRKISVDSASMMNKGLELIEACWLFDAKPSQVEVVIHPQSVIHSLVDYVDGSVLAQLGNPDMRTPIANALAWPERIDSGVAPLDLFAIARLDFQAPDEERFPCLRLARQAAEAGNSAPAVLNAANEVAVAAFLDGRVRYPEIASIIEEVLNLEPVVAVNDLEAVFTADAKARVLAEQWLSRHGR